Proteins from a genomic interval of Planctomycetia bacterium:
- a CDS encoding CBS domain-containing protein, producing MSVAAEPAVELTATVEEVMSTDFLAVPPTMSAAEGANQLADSRQRHLFVVDGEQHVIGVLSNREILKFLVDSLSDTKDEAESASNDTRPWELVNLIQRKPITAEKGTALSGVAVAMTTYSVSCLPVLDEQQRLVGSVGINELLRHLGRQLDAAPEEEFCLFTPKQEAKKPQTPAFFRKANGALVIPKANVAENVEVQAHCMLGFDQPSGRVLVKFIKEQEAGARKVTIDADNYVIQASDFTSHFDVKTQGAAYDVVKTRLASYLILAPKSGGR from the coding sequence ATGAGTGTTGCGGCAGAACCGGCGGTTGAATTGACCGCCACGGTGGAAGAGGTGATGTCGACCGATTTTCTGGCCGTGCCGCCGACGATGTCGGCCGCGGAAGGCGCGAATCAGTTGGCCGACTCTCGTCAGCGCCATCTCTTCGTCGTCGATGGCGAGCAGCATGTGATCGGCGTGTTATCGAATCGCGAGATTCTCAAGTTTCTGGTCGATTCGCTGTCCGATACGAAGGACGAGGCCGAAAGCGCGTCGAACGATACGCGGCCTTGGGAACTGGTCAACCTGATTCAACGCAAGCCGATCACTGCGGAGAAAGGGACCGCCTTGTCAGGGGTGGCCGTGGCGATGACCACGTATTCGGTCAGTTGTCTGCCGGTGCTGGACGAGCAGCAGCGGCTGGTCGGAAGCGTCGGCATCAACGAATTGCTCCGCCATCTGGGACGGCAGTTGGACGCCGCGCCGGAAGAAGAATTCTGCCTGTTCACGCCCAAGCAGGAAGCCAAAAAGCCGCAAACGCCCGCGTTTTTCCGCAAGGCGAACGGCGCCCTGGTGATTCCGAAAGCGAACGTGGCCGAGAACGTCGAAGTGCAAGCCCACTGCATGCTCGGTTTCGATCAACCAAGCGGACGCGTGCTCGTGAAGTTCATCAAGGAACAAGAGGCCGGGGCGAGGAAGGTCACGATCGACGCGGACAATTACGTCATCCAGGCCAGCGATTTCACGTCGCACTTCGACGTCAAGACGCAAGGCGCCGC
- a CDS encoding phage holin family protein: MKAQEREPLFAEVSAEAAALADEVRALFDARWRLLRLEALDARDHLRRLAICLGVAVLAALTSLPVLVVAAGDALDGAWGLPSWAWHLISSGLLIAGASLVAWLAWRRFQREFVGLSESIEELREDAVWLREFSSRRD; encoded by the coding sequence TTGAAAGCGCAGGAACGCGAGCCATTGTTCGCCGAAGTCTCCGCGGAAGCCGCGGCGCTAGCGGACGAAGTACGCGCGCTGTTCGACGCGCGTTGGCGGCTATTGCGGCTCGAAGCGCTCGATGCGCGCGACCATCTGCGCCGACTGGCGATCTGCCTCGGCGTTGCCGTGCTCGCCGCGTTGACATCACTTCCGGTGCTCGTCGTAGCAGCGGGAGACGCGCTCGACGGCGCCTGGGGATTGCCGAGCTGGGCGTGGCATCTGATCAGCAGCGGTTTACTGATAGCCGGCGCATCGCTAGTCGCCTGGCTCGCCTGGCGGCGCTTTCAACGCGAATTCGTCGGGCTGTCCGAATCGATCGAAGAACTGCGCGAGGACGCCGTTTGGCTGCGCGAGTTCTCCTCACGCCGCGATTGA
- a CDS encoding thioredoxin family protein has protein sequence MARTLSTMFPIGTPAPDFSLLDPQGKPYALGDFADAQALVVMFICNHCPFVKHVASGIAQLAQDYQPRGAALVAIQSNDAEKYPDDAPAKMAEEIERRGYTFPYLSDPTQEVAKAYRAACTPDFFLFDGRRHLVYRGQLDASRPDNGKPVTGADLRAALDAVLAGQKVPDEQLPSLGCNIKWREGNAPDYFG, from the coding sequence ATGGCTCGCACTCTCAGCACGATGTTTCCGATTGGCACGCCGGCGCCAGACTTCTCGCTGCTCGACCCTCAGGGCAAGCCGTATGCGCTGGGCGATTTCGCGGACGCTCAGGCGCTCGTCGTAATGTTCATTTGCAACCATTGCCCGTTCGTGAAACACGTGGCGTCCGGAATCGCGCAACTCGCGCAGGATTATCAACCGCGCGGTGCGGCGTTGGTCGCGATTCAATCGAACGACGCGGAAAAATATCCGGATGATGCGCCGGCCAAGATGGCGGAAGAGATCGAGCGCCGCGGTTATACGTTCCCGTATCTCTCTGATCCGACACAAGAGGTCGCCAAGGCGTACCGCGCCGCCTGCACGCCAGACTTTTTCTTGTTCGATGGCAGGCGTCATCTGGTTTATCGCGGACAACTCGACGCCAGCCGTCCGGACAATGGCAAACCGGTCACGGGCGCCGACCTGCGCGCGGCGCTCGACGCTGTGTTGGCGGGACAAAAAGTGCCAGACGAGCAACTTCCAAGTCTCGGCTGCAATATCAAATGGCGCGAGGGGAATGCGCCTGACTATTTTGGCTAA
- a CDS encoding DUF1501 domain-containing protein encodes MALPPVAHAAPCTDFRRTWRTSRRALLQAGAVSWLGLSLPRLLAAQQQAGGTGKAKRCILLFMWGGPSQLDTFDMKPHAPAEIRGDFQGIDTSVPGLRICEHFQRMVPLMDRVALVRSLTHNDPAHLSSAHATLTGHRAPVLFSDADPPSSKDTPHLGSVMAKLRPASSALPSFVTLPWLAYHPAAPGGQAPGQHGGWLGKQYDPMLLSGDPNAEQWGVPELQLRDGVDLGRLEQRKSLLNHLAQERDRFTANATAANMDGLRAKACELLLSSRTHEAFDLSQETAATRDRYGRNTHGQCVLLARRLVEQGVPLVNVNWHDDGRSFWDTHGNNFNRLKDDLIPPADQALAALLTDLEERGMLEDTIVAWVGEFGRRPQITAGNAGREHWPFCYVGLLAGGGIRGGAIYGESDNRAAYPARDPVTPQDFAATIYQALGVPADLTLPDQLGRPLRVCEGTPIGSLFS; translated from the coding sequence ATGGCCCTGCCGCCCGTCGCTCACGCCGCGCCTTGCACGGACTTTCGCCGCACCTGGCGAACCTCGCGTCGGGCATTGCTGCAAGCCGGCGCCGTAAGTTGGCTGGGACTCAGTCTACCGCGTTTGCTCGCCGCACAGCAGCAGGCAGGCGGCACAGGCAAGGCGAAGCGTTGCATCCTCCTCTTCATGTGGGGCGGGCCGAGCCAACTCGATACGTTCGACATGAAGCCGCACGCGCCGGCGGAGATCCGCGGCGACTTCCAAGGCATCGACACGTCCGTTCCTGGCTTACGAATCTGCGAACATTTCCAGCGCATGGTGCCGTTAATGGATCGCGTGGCGCTCGTTCGCTCGCTGACGCACAACGACCCAGCGCATTTATCCAGCGCTCATGCCACGTTGACGGGCCATCGCGCGCCGGTGCTGTTCAGCGACGCCGATCCGCCGAGTTCCAAAGACACGCCGCACTTGGGCAGCGTGATGGCCAAGTTGCGGCCCGCGTCGTCGGCGTTGCCGTCGTTCGTAACGCTGCCTTGGCTGGCGTATCATCCCGCCGCGCCAGGCGGTCAAGCGCCTGGGCAGCATGGCGGCTGGTTGGGCAAGCAATACGATCCGATGCTCCTCAGTGGCGATCCCAACGCGGAACAATGGGGCGTGCCCGAACTGCAGCTGCGCGACGGCGTCGATCTCGGCCGTTTGGAACAACGCAAGTCGCTGCTGAATCATCTCGCGCAGGAACGCGATCGCTTCACGGCCAACGCGACCGCCGCGAACATGGACGGCCTCCGCGCGAAGGCCTGCGAACTGTTGCTATCTTCGCGAACGCACGAGGCCTTCGATCTGAGCCAGGAAACCGCCGCGACGCGCGACCGCTACGGACGCAATACGCACGGCCAGTGCGTGCTCCTGGCGCGACGCCTGGTCGAGCAAGGCGTACCGCTCGTGAACGTCAACTGGCACGACGACGGGCGCAGCTTCTGGGACACGCACGGCAACAACTTCAATCGACTCAAGGACGACCTGATTCCGCCGGCCGATCAGGCCCTCGCCGCGCTGCTCACCGACTTGGAAGAGCGCGGCATGCTGGAGGACACCATCGTCGCCTGGGTCGGGGAGTTCGGGCGTCGGCCCCAGATCACAGCCGGCAATGCCGGCCGCGAACATTGGCCCTTCTGCTACGTGGGTCTCCTCGCCGGCGGCGGCATTCGAGGCGGGGCGATCTATGGCGAAAGCGATAACCGCGCGGCCTATCCCGCACGCGATCCGGTCACGCCGCAAGATTTCGCGGCCACGATCTACCAGGCCCTCGGCGTGCCCGCCGACCTCACGCTCCCGGATCAACTCGGCCGGCCGCTACGGGTCTGCGAGGGAACGCCGATCGGCTCACTCTTCAGTTGA
- a CDS encoding DUF997 family protein — translation MATIADNEDPVVRSSRREALWIFLIWCVTLIYCVTYCAAYGYGRSAEELTFVLGFPSWVFWGVIVPWGVCTVLSAAFTWFVISDDPLGAEIEYPDEPERDHA, via the coding sequence ATGGCGACGATCGCTGACAACGAAGATCCCGTGGTGCGCAGTTCACGGCGCGAGGCGTTGTGGATCTTTCTGATTTGGTGCGTGACGCTCATCTACTGCGTCACTTACTGCGCTGCCTATGGATATGGTCGTTCGGCCGAGGAATTGACCTTTGTGCTCGGCTTTCCGAGTTGGGTCTTCTGGGGCGTGATTGTGCCTTGGGGCGTCTGCACGGTGTTGTCGGCGGCGTTCACCTGGTTCGTGATCTCCGACGACCCCTTGGGGGCGGAAATCGAATACCCTGACGAGCCGGAGCGCGACCATGCCTGA
- a CDS encoding sodium:solute symporter → MPDAVPEAGWGLPTVLVIVIVASVYLGTLAQRAMAKSGFLKGFFLGNRGLGVWAMALTATVQSGGTFMGVPSYIYTYGWIVALWIGSYMLVPLTGFGILGKRIAQLSRRTGAVTVPELFRRRFDSPALGIVASTFILIFLSFLFIAQFKAGAIVMKIAIPNSGALALAEELPAASDVALLSLWDSLDKKYLFGLVIFACTVVGYTLIGGFLASVWTDLFQSVLMWFGVLILLGLTLYHVGGLENATRTAIENTGPGYAYGPGYGAVNPETGQAREFLPVSLAVSMFVIWIFGGVATPAGLVRLMASKDTATLRRSVLVLSLYNCCIYIPLIVICIAARGIMPDLDKSDEVIPRMALMMTQDFAGGSLVAGLILAAPFGAIMATVSTFLIVISSGIVHDIYQQVFHPHADEKHLKRLTRIVMIVVGMIAVLANIKPIDYLQALIVFCTSGAAATFLAPALLAAYWRRANAAGAIAAMVTGASVVLVLFLVGQFTPDPNFGPTSMRPYYLFGLDPVVWGIPGSLLAGVAVSLFTPPPSPELVARMFDRLPATK, encoded by the coding sequence ATGCCTGACGCCGTGCCGGAAGCCGGTTGGGGATTGCCCACGGTCCTGGTCATCGTGATCGTGGCCAGCGTCTATTTGGGCACGCTCGCGCAGCGGGCCATGGCCAAAAGCGGCTTCTTGAAGGGCTTCTTTCTCGGCAACCGCGGACTCGGCGTTTGGGCGATGGCCCTCACTGCCACAGTGCAAAGCGGCGGCACCTTCATGGGCGTACCGTCGTACATCTACACCTACGGTTGGATCGTCGCCCTCTGGATCGGCAGCTACATGCTGGTCCCGCTCACCGGCTTCGGCATCTTGGGGAAACGCATCGCCCAACTCTCGCGCCGCACCGGCGCGGTGACCGTGCCGGAACTGTTTCGTCGCCGCTTCGATAGCCCAGCGCTCGGCATCGTGGCATCGACGTTCATTTTGATATTTCTGTCGTTCCTGTTCATCGCGCAATTCAAAGCCGGCGCGATTGTGATGAAGATCGCCATCCCCAATTCCGGCGCGTTGGCGCTCGCGGAAGAGCTGCCGGCGGCGTCCGACGTTGCCTTACTAAGTTTATGGGACAGTCTCGACAAGAAGTACCTGTTCGGGCTCGTGATCTTTGCCTGCACCGTCGTCGGCTACACGCTGATCGGCGGGTTCCTGGCCTCCGTCTGGACTGACTTGTTTCAGAGCGTACTGATGTGGTTCGGTGTGCTGATTCTGCTGGGACTGACGCTCTACCACGTCGGCGGACTGGAGAACGCGACGCGCACGGCGATTGAAAACACGGGGCCCGGCTATGCTTACGGACCAGGCTACGGCGCTGTGAACCCGGAAACCGGCCAAGCCCGAGAGTTCTTGCCCGTGAGCCTGGCCGTTTCGATGTTCGTGATCTGGATCTTCGGCGGCGTGGCGACGCCGGCCGGGCTCGTCCGCTTGATGGCCAGCAAGGACACGGCCACGCTACGGCGCAGCGTGCTCGTGCTGAGCCTTTACAACTGCTGCATCTACATTCCGCTGATCGTGATCTGTATCGCCGCGCGGGGCATCATGCCGGACCTGGATAAGAGCGACGAAGTGATCCCGCGGATGGCGCTCATGATGACGCAGGATTTCGCCGGCGGCTCGCTCGTGGCGGGATTGATTCTGGCCGCGCCGTTCGGAGCGATCATGGCCACGGTCAGCACCTTCTTGATCGTCATCTCGTCCGGCATCGTCCATGACATCTATCAGCAGGTGTTTCATCCCCACGCGGACGAAAAACACCTGAAGCGCCTCACGCGAATCGTAATGATCGTCGTCGGCATGATCGCCGTCTTGGCGAACATCAAGCCCATCGACTATCTGCAGGCCTTGATCGTCTTTTGCACCTCCGGCGCGGCCGCCACCTTCCTGGCCCCGGCGCTGCTGGCCGCTTACTGGCGTCGTGCGAACGCCGCCGGAGCGATCGCCGCGATGGTCACCGGCGCCAGCGTCGTGCTCGTACTATTTCTCGTCGGCCAGTTCACGCCCGACCCGAACTTCGGCCCGACCAGCATGCGGCCGTATTATCTGTTCGGACTCGATCCCGTGGTCTGGGGCATTCCTGGTTCGCTGCTCGCAGGCGTCGCAGTAAGCCTGTTCACGCCGCCCCCGTCGCCGGAACTCGTGGCGAGGATGTTCGATCGACTGCCGGCGACTAAATGA
- a CDS encoding RraA family protein, producing MSPETLRKLAQFDTPTICNVIELFGIRPRNEGYMDGRIRAAFPELPPMVGFATTAAFRSDCAPGKGDAYGSLEAQLGTFAALPGPAVVVFQDLDDPAVAATFGEVMCSTYQGFGSAGLITSGGGRDLEQVRALRYPTFTGGTICSHAYCHILHIGLPVRVGGLVVNPGDLLHGDANGVTNIPLSIAAAVADFAQEFIDIERVLMDYVRGSGKKTVDGFTAARQEFAKRTAALAAKAREWLASGRTT from the coding sequence ATGTCACCCGAAACCCTTCGCAAGCTTGCGCAGTTTGATACGCCGACCATTTGCAACGTGATTGAGCTGTTCGGCATCCGCCCGCGCAACGAAGGCTACATGGACGGCCGCATTCGCGCGGCATTTCCGGAGCTGCCTCCCATGGTCGGGTTCGCCACGACAGCGGCCTTTCGCAGCGATTGCGCACCTGGGAAAGGCGACGCGTATGGCAGCCTCGAAGCGCAGCTTGGCACTTTCGCCGCGTTGCCCGGCCCAGCGGTGGTCGTGTTTCAGGACCTTGATGATCCCGCCGTGGCGGCCACGTTCGGCGAAGTAATGTGCAGCACGTACCAGGGCTTTGGTTCGGCCGGTCTCATCACTTCCGGCGGCGGCCGCGATTTGGAGCAGGTCCGCGCGCTGCGTTACCCGACATTCACGGGTGGCACGATTTGCTCGCACGCTTACTGCCACATCCTGCACATCGGCCTGCCGGTGCGCGTGGGCGGCCTGGTCGTGAATCCAGGCGACCTGTTGCACGGCGACGCCAACGGCGTGACCAATATTCCGCTGTCGATCGCCGCGGCGGTGGCTGACTTCGCGCAGGAATTCATCGACATCGAACGTGTCCTCATGGACTACGTCCGCGGCTCCGGCAAGAAAACCGTCGACGGCTTCACCGCCGCGCGGCAGGAGTTCGCCAAGCGCACGGCGGCGCTAGCTGCCAAGGCGCGCGAATGGCTAGCGTCCGGGCGTACTACGTAG
- a CDS encoding C1 family peptidase, with the protein MSNGGIGLGEIKSALENAGEPWQAGMTSIARLAPEERRRRLGVPGGAKAAKAAMPTAGTVRAPSAYDLRNVGGKNFVTPIKDQGSCGSCVSFGVVATVESTLMVQQGSTDPVDLSEAHLFFCHARDRGYNCNTGWWPNEALDDFRDKGVVDDACYPYNLANTDCSGLCDDWQNRLTRIAGYQDLTNKADAIKDWVSTRGAVAACFEVYEDFFYYQSGVYRHVTGGLMGGHCVTIVGYDDAQSCWICKNSWTTGWGEQGFFRIGYGECGIETWLNHGAEGVQVSGWINSTRVQGLWTINQECNAWAYLANKGWCKVSPDNLQIFSTMLAQLASAKTGGRVVNVYTDRDVIKQVYVF; encoded by the coding sequence ATGTCAAACGGTGGAATCGGACTAGGCGAAATAAAATCCGCTTTGGAAAACGCCGGGGAACCTTGGCAGGCTGGCATGACCAGCATCGCCCGCTTGGCTCCGGAGGAACGCCGGCGCCGGCTGGGAGTTCCTGGTGGAGCTAAGGCGGCGAAAGCCGCTATGCCGACCGCAGGCACAGTGCGGGCTCCGTCGGCTTACGACCTGCGCAATGTAGGCGGCAAGAACTTTGTGACGCCGATCAAGGATCAAGGCTCATGCGGTTCCTGCGTCTCGTTTGGCGTCGTGGCGACCGTCGAAAGTACGTTGATGGTGCAGCAGGGCTCCACCGATCCGGTGGACCTCAGCGAAGCCCACTTGTTTTTCTGCCATGCCCGGGACCGCGGCTATAACTGCAATACCGGCTGGTGGCCGAACGAGGCCCTAGACGATTTTCGCGACAAAGGCGTCGTCGACGATGCCTGCTATCCCTACAACCTCGCCAATACGGATTGCAGCGGACTATGTGACGATTGGCAGAATCGCCTCACCCGGATAGCCGGCTATCAGGACCTGACGAACAAGGCGGACGCAATCAAGGATTGGGTATCCACCCGTGGGGCCGTAGCCGCCTGTTTTGAGGTGTATGAAGACTTCTTCTATTACCAGAGCGGAGTCTACCGGCACGTCACCGGCGGCTTGATGGGCGGGCACTGCGTGACGATCGTCGGGTATGACGACGCGCAGTCCTGTTGGATCTGCAAGAACAGTTGGACCACCGGCTGGGGCGAGCAGGGCTTTTTCCGCATTGGTTATGGCGAATGCGGGATTGAGACCTGGCTGAACCACGGCGCCGAGGGCGTCCAAGTCAGCGGTTGGATCAACTCCACGCGCGTCCAAGGCCTATGGACGATCAACCAGGAGTGCAACGCCTGGGCCTATCTGGCGAACAAAGGTTGGTGCAAAGTCTCGCCCGACAATTTGCAGATTTTCTCGACCATGTTAGCGCAGCTGGCGTCGGCGAAAACCGGCGGCCGCGTCGTCAACGTGTATACGGATCGGGACGTGATTAAGCAGGTCTATGTGTTTTGA
- a CDS encoding protease inhibitor I42 family protein — protein MPLTESDDGRTLTVDANAELSVKLGENPTTGYRWSVDQLTAVVLVSDRFEPGDAIGAAGHHWFVFRAGAPGSGGVKLKLSRPWQGDPPLRAFAVTLIVQ, from the coding sequence ATGCCACTGACCGAGAGTGACGATGGCCGCACGCTGACCGTGGACGCCAACGCGGAATTGTCCGTCAAACTAGGCGAGAACCCCACGACGGGCTATCGATGGTCCGTTGACCAATTGACGGCCGTCGTCTTGGTATCCGATCGCTTTGAACCCGGCGACGCCATCGGCGCGGCGGGACATCATTGGTTTGTGTTTCGCGCCGGCGCGCCAGGTTCCGGCGGCGTGAAACTCAAGTTGAGTCGTCCTTGGCAAGGCGACCCACCCTTGCGCGCGTTTGCCGTCACGCTGATCGTTCAATAG
- a CDS encoding ThuA domain-containing protein has product MKSTLRNLALALLLTAMVAPLADGAERDPFDYAGQIAAGDDVIKIVFIADAGTHGPRGNHEFVGGSILMARALHEAYPNVHAVVHTNKAWPTKLNHADAIIVLLNHAEPAATDPEIFAAVRKGAGFMAIHYGVEVNKGVAGEHFLDWMGGYFETFWSVNPWWTPKFETFPDHPTARGVKPFSVNDEWYYHMRFAPDMKGVTPVLSDVPPLETAKEESSSHGGNPAVHADVKDGRPQVVAWAYDRPDGGRGFGFTGMHLHDNLADDSFRKVLLNGAAWISGLEIPAEGVPSATPSKGDLAKLLDDADAAIAAGK; this is encoded by the coding sequence ATGAAATCAACTTTGCGAAACCTCGCGCTCGCCCTGTTGCTCACGGCAATGGTCGCCCCGCTCGCCGACGGCGCGGAGCGCGATCCCTTTGACTACGCTGGTCAAATCGCGGCGGGGGATGACGTCATCAAAATCGTCTTTATCGCCGACGCCGGGACGCATGGTCCGCGAGGCAATCATGAGTTCGTCGGCGGCTCGATCCTGATGGCCCGCGCGCTGCACGAGGCGTATCCCAACGTGCATGCCGTGGTGCATACGAATAAAGCTTGGCCGACGAAGCTGAACCATGCCGATGCGATCATCGTGCTATTGAACCACGCGGAACCGGCGGCGACCGACCCGGAAATCTTTGCCGCGGTCCGCAAAGGGGCGGGCTTCATGGCGATTCACTACGGCGTCGAAGTCAATAAAGGCGTAGCAGGCGAGCATTTTCTCGACTGGATGGGCGGTTACTTCGAGACCTTTTGGTCGGTGAATCCTTGGTGGACGCCGAAATTCGAGACGTTTCCGGACCATCCCACGGCGCGGGGCGTGAAGCCGTTTAGCGTCAACGACGAGTGGTACTATCACATGCGGTTCGCGCCGGACATGAAGGGCGTGACGCCGGTGCTGAGCGACGTCCCTCCGTTGGAAACCGCGAAAGAAGAATCTAGCTCTCACGGCGGCAATCCGGCCGTGCATGCGGACGTGAAAGACGGACGACCGCAGGTCGTAGCCTGGGCGTACGACCGCCCGGACGGCGGGCGCGGCTTCGGCTTCACCGGCATGCACTTGCATGACAACCTGGCGGACGACAGTTTCCGCAAGGTGTTATTGAACGGCGCGGCCTGGATTTCCGGTCTGGAAATCCCGGCCGAAGGCGTGCCATCCGCCACGCCCAGCAAGGGCGATCTGGCCAAGTTGCTCGACGATGCGGACGCGGCGATCGCGGCCGGTAAGTAA
- a CDS encoding DUF2071 domain-containing protein → MNHGQVFLTAEWRWLAMFNWPAPDDLLRQYLPRGLELDRWQGQPYVSIVGFMFRDTRLRGWAIPGHRTFAELNLRFYVRQPDEPESRGVCFVREVVALPAVTWVARAAYNENYVTCPMRFRHSCTGQQLADGDHVEYSWKRAGRWNKVSARTANAPRIPAPESAEEYFTENYWGYTAQRDGTTKQYRVEHPPWLIWPTTEVTWDCDVAAMYGEEWQDVLRGAPESANLIEGSAINVYTGRRLEMAHPSVTRQSVAAS, encoded by the coding sequence ATGAACCACGGTCAAGTATTTCTCACGGCGGAATGGCGCTGGCTGGCGATGTTCAATTGGCCGGCGCCGGACGATTTGTTGCGGCAATACTTGCCGCGCGGACTGGAGTTGGACCGTTGGCAGGGGCAGCCGTATGTGAGCATCGTGGGGTTCATGTTTCGCGACACTCGACTGCGCGGCTGGGCAATACCGGGGCATCGCACGTTCGCAGAGCTGAATCTGCGGTTCTATGTGCGTCAACCGGACGAGCCAGAGAGCCGGGGCGTCTGCTTTGTTCGCGAGGTCGTGGCCCTGCCAGCGGTGACTTGGGTGGCGCGCGCCGCGTACAACGAGAACTACGTTACGTGCCCAATGCGCTTTCGTCATTCATGCACGGGACAACAACTCGCAGACGGCGACCATGTGGAGTATTCATGGAAGCGCGCAGGGCGCTGGAATAAAGTGAGTGCGCGAACCGCGAACGCGCCGCGAATTCCCGCGCCGGAGTCGGCCGAGGAATACTTCACCGAAAACTACTGGGGCTATACCGCGCAGCGCGATGGGACTACCAAGCAGTATCGCGTGGAGCATCCACCCTGGCTGATTTGGCCGACGACTGAGGTGACTTGGGATTGCGACGTGGCCGCGATGTATGGCGAAGAATGGCAAGACGTCCTTCGCGGCGCGCCGGAGTCCGCGAATTTGATCGAAGGCTCGGCGATCAATGTCTATACGGGCAGGCGTTTGGAAATGGCGCATCCGTCCGTAACGAGACAATCCGTTGCGGCGTCCTGA